The Biomphalaria glabrata chromosome 1, xgBioGlab47.1, whole genome shotgun sequence sequence GGTATTATGGACATTGCCTCAGTCTCTGACCTCCCTGTCTCTGTGTGGAATGATGTTACAAGATAAAGAGATTCTAGTGGAATGCATTACACGTCTGCCTCGGCTGACAGCCTTAAAGTTATGTGGTGTCCCAGCACTAACAGATGAAACTCTAACACaggtttttaaagaaaatttttaaataaaaacacattaatttattttcattatttatcaCAAAAAATTGAGCCAATTGAAAGTAAAACTGCTGTTAACTTTGATCAGGTGATCAAAttagttttaactttttaaaaactgttttcatATGAACTTTTTGCAAGTGCATGGCCAGTTAGTtagttatttaataaataacatatttaagtaaaatctttttttttacataattttaaTGCATATAAACACACAATTTTCATGATTTTTGTTCTAGAGATACCCTTTTTACGTAGTGATGTGGTTCAACTAATactcgaattaaaaaaaagacctaAACATTCACTGATCATTTTGTGTTTCAGATTGCTGAAAAGATTGGTAATCGACTACTAGGCTTAAACTTGAGTGGCATTGGGGTGAATGAAATAACAGACATAGGCTTAAAAGCAGTGGCGAAATATTGCACTCACTTGGAAGCTCTCCACATCAGTATGCTGAGAGAAGTAACAGGTGTAACACTAGCACCCATATTTTTAGACCCTAACAGAGCTTCCAAGATAACAGAACTTGCTGCTAATTGTAAAAAGGTAAACACTATGATATGGATAGGATTTGAACTTCTAAAGCCCTGACACTAATGGAGTTGAAAGATGATGATATGGTAGTCTAAGAACTTAAGCCAGCTACtgttttaatttgcttttgtgTAAATATTGTGGTGAGAATATTTTGATAGTTGTAAATGAAATGATACAGAAGAACAATAGGCATTTATTTTAACACCAGaaatacatataattatatattaaggTCCATACAACTGCTATTTAAGATCGAAAATGGAAACATGATTTTAGTGCTacgatgattaaaaaaaaacaaggagtCCATGAGAACATGAGGCACCCTAATTGGGCCTCTCCATGAACAAGCTATTTTATATCACAGTGCAAGATGGGCCAATGTCTCATTGGTTCATATTTTGCAAGTAAGAGTAaaagcaaagttcccctttcagaccttgtgatctataaggcagttgatgtaaaaataatctgtttctgtggcccacagttaacgaggatgtcatgtggccaactcAATGACcacaacagcctttactttccccagctaatatcagggtgaactcagaggcaccctaaagatccaatcttcaccaggatttgaacctgggacccctggttcagaagccaagtgctttaccgttCATCCACGATGCTTCCAATGATGATTTAAGTGATGTGTAATAATCAATTCTATTTTCttagtcaagttttttttcatcGCAAAGTATTATTTGCCCACTTCATGAAGTTTATAAGCTTCGAAACCTTAGAACttcatttgatattttcatttcttttagatgGATGTTAATTTGCTGGATCAAATTATGTACAGTTGTCCGAATCTCAAAATTTTGGATGTGTCTGGCTTGAATGAAGTCACAGACCAGATGATAATCACTTTAGCTGACCATTCCCCTAAGTTGACTCAGCTACATCTGAAAGGCTGTAAGCAGGTCAGTCACAACCTGATATTGCCATGTAGAGGGACAAAGtccattgttaaaaaaaaagatattgaaatacaccttcactttctttataattaatatttgatACGCTTGGTAAATGTTGCAGATCCTACCTATTGTAAATCTCCTGTAGATAGTGCAGATTCAAACATCATGTACATAACACTTGTTCATAAAATTTAACACGGCTTATTAACAATTGCTTTTGTGTCAATAGTGAAGCTACTGCTCTTGAGTCTAAGGGCCTTTTTCTTACCTATCTTTCACATGAGTCGATCTGTacgtaaaataaattttggacTTTATTTCTATTAATGTCTTGAAAAATGTCATTACaatttctaattaaaaacttctttatgtaaatattgaaaatacacatttagcttcataaaaaaaaaatcatgttttattattaaaaagaaaaagtgtatCAATATCATAATGACAATATCACTTTTTCATCAATCTTTTGTcaattaaaataaaggatattaatgtaaccattctttttttttaaagaataaattgTGCAGTAAACGTATTCTTTCGGTCAATGCCAGCTCTATGTAAGTCATTTGCAAgctgtttatgttttaaaatacatgTGGGATGTGTTTCTGAGTGGTAAAAACCACTTGGCCACCTATCAAGAGGTCTCGTGTTCAAATCCCAACTCAAGCTGAGTGGAGTTTTCTGAGCAactaaaggcagcaaggaaaccTTCCGCTggcccacaaaagagattggatcaTAGTGGACCGAGCATGCTattagcatgaaagttgcgctatacaaaattatattaaattagctTTGTATGACTCTCTGTtgagctttaactctttctctccgtaaattatttaccacattctggtggaatcaacgtaggtattgtcagttaggagagaaagagttaatgccctggatggaaaaaaaatattaaactcaAGGCAAGACCTTCTGTTGGTCTTATCCTGTCTTCTCTAAGAGCTTTTCATTTTGTACTCTAAAGGTTACAGATGCAGCTATTTGTTACTTGAGTGGGTGCTGCCCGCTCACAAGTATGTGCTTGTCTGGCCTGCATGCCCTTACAGATAAGAGCATTTTCTGTTTAGCCAGCAGCTGTCCACAGCTGGAAGAGATCTATCTAAATGGGTGTGCCAATATTTCACCCGTGGCTGTTCAATATTTAAAGGTGAGTTCATCTATTgaagtggaattttttttttgttaagatgATCCTATTAGTAGAATCTAATTTGTGACAGATTTCTTCAGATTGATTTGTGGAGGTAATGAAAATTATTATGCCCTAGTCCCAACCTCCTGTAGGATGgcagctggcagggtttgaaccctggaccattgaaatgaaattctaaaacacataccacacaaccagatATTCATACATAAAAGAGACCTTTCTCTACACCCGAAACAATGCCAATTATGATGATTGACAAAAAAAGACTACTAATACAAATAAAAGCTACTtttcttattcatggtaaaccagttacagaataaaaactgaaaacatctaggtctaataataaatgtaaagttATCATAAAATCTTCATATTGatgaaatcataaaaaaaaaaaatcaaacaaaccaTTAGGGtttcttaaaataaatcaaacaagaacataaaactaaaatgctatttaacttgGTTAGACCACTGTTAAAATAAGCCTCAATTCAAGAAAACTTAAACTAGCAAATATGCAAAATAGAGCagttaaatttataacaaagaaatattcacatttgattagagtaacacagTTATTAAAATTCCTTCATTTAGACACACTAGGACATAAGACTAAAAACTAAAGTAGCAGTGATAagaaaacactgaaccataagtTATGATTACACAACCTAATAATaaacttagaaagacacaatggTAAAGGCACATTTATTATTCCATTTGGTAGGACAAAGTTGTATAAGagctttcttccctagtgctattagagcatggaatatgTTATCTGAATCAGACTGGAAAACCAACCACTCCTTATATTTTTTAAGTCCCTGATTAACATTCATGACTAGCTTGAGATAACGTACCCCATAGGAcgaaattatcttctcttttgaagtagcatctgtaatttataagaagaaAAGTTATTTAGCTCTCTTTACTTCACATTcagttacaaaataaaacataaaatacaaaggttgtAAAAATAGTCGTGTTTTTTATACCAGTAGGTTCTTTTCCTAGAAAATTATTTTGGTGCTGTTCTTACCTATTAAAGTTTTGATTGAAAATTTAACTATTCATAGTAAGCATCTActttctaagtaaaaaaaaaaaagaaattttgcaTAAATGTCAATAGTTATTAACTCTTTTTGCCACCTCTATTATTTCTTGAAACTGTTTACTTTTGATCCACTCACAGGACTGCTGCTTAGGAAGATTGTATGTGAAGCATAACATTCCCAATGCCAATCCAAACCAGCTCATGGCCAAAAACTTGGACACAGGGGAGTTCTGTCGAGCAGATTTGCTTTAAAATTCATTCCTAAATTTGTCTCAATAAAATACAGGGTAAAGTATATCTAAACTTCAATATCAATGTTTTACagagcagtttttttttaacctttgttttaaaatgaaatgttcTGCATTGAAAACCTTTTAAAAATACTGGTGACTTCTATTTTTATTCAGTTTCTTCCAGCTGTgcttattattatgaaaaattgtatttttaaccTAGTGCAATAATTGTTATGTAATATTGAAGTGAAAAATTTGTTTACTTGACTATCTCCATGCATATGGTTTGAATTGTTTCTTTAAAGACGAAACGTGTTGTGTGTTAAGAAAAGTTCATTTCAGTAGGGAACAAACTCGTACTCCTTCCATATTGGGAAACTGTATTCATCAAAGTTTATCATGTCAGCAGAGGTGCTGACTGTTAGTTTTACCagtcaaaaaaataattcacacTACAACTGACAATGGCccattaatttataaatttagaTATTGAGTTATGTATGCATTTTCTTGAAGTGTtctcataatttttaaaataattgttaaacaACTAATCAGGTTTATGTAACTGTAGCTTAGGTTTGGCTGTAGATTttagtcaaatgaaaaaaagataaacaataCTTGATTATAGATTTTGTTCAATATCTGTTACAagcattttgttttgtcagttAAATAGTTTATACCACTATTCATTCAAGCTCATATTaggaaaattgtttttattattcaacAATGTTTGGGGTCAATActttaatttataattcaatCAAGATCATATTGGGTCACTTTGATTTGTATTCTTGGCCAACTTTCTTCTCAGTCTGAGGCCATCATGACTGTTGAAACAGGGTAAGGAGCCAAAAAGTTAATTTTGAAGTAAAAACAATCATTATGTTCAATCAAAATTCATATCTGTTGTCCAACTGTAGGCCTCCTAAAATTACAAGTTTTTCTGtcatttaatattgtttttttttaaataccttccTAAACAAACTCTAGATAGAAATCAGTTTGGTCAACAGTTAAAAGAAATAGTCAACATAATATGGTAAATTGCTAATCACTTACGACATTTATGTGAGTGATAGGTTTGTTTtaactattacatttttttttacagtttcaaTCTGCTAGCTTTAGTTATACTTGGCATTCAGAATttgtgaaattattatttttcttttgtgttgtcatttcaaacatttttcgGAAACTTCACAAATACTTATTTTCAACCAGCTATcaacttaattttgtatttgtttattgaGAATTTAAATTCACAAATGATGGTTGtagaagtttgtttttgtttttagaatttATGTTTTTCATGTCTCACATACAAATGAGGCAGTGAAGCTTCTGAACTAAGGAAATTGAAGCATATGTTGACCTGGGAattctaaaaatacaaaattgtagAAATAGCTCTACACATAAAAGCTTatcatttgttttgtatttgttttttgctttttttttaaacaaaatatgacCTGTACatattcaatatatataatgataCTTGTACATTCTATTGTTTAACATATTATGTTATTATCtcttaaaaacatttctataaaaagttttaagtttgtttttttatgtgcaTAACAAGTATATCTgtgatattttatataaatttaagaTTAGAAACTTGATAAACCTGTTGTTTAATAATTCCATCACACtatattattatgttgtttattctattttttttttaatgatttataaactttatataaaaGTTGGTGTGCTATCTGCTATTCAATTTCAAATGAAAAgttagtaaaaatgttttacatgcttttggatgttccttcagacttAAGGATtattacttcttagtccaaacctcccgcaggacgatgggggatgggagggTTTGAatctgggaccatcgataaatctgaacgacagtccaacttgcaaaccgcacgaccaggcagccatgcaGGTAAAACAGTTACGACATGAAAGCAAGTTTTATATGTTGATTTTAATAGATCACATTGACAATTATCAGTAGCCATGCATGTTATATTGACCCATTGTCAGAAGTgtatttgtacatttttgtaaaGTACCAGGAATTAATGTCAAATTAATTTGTTCTtggttttatttcaatattttccctaaattaaatacacacataaatatatattatttccaAATGTCTGTAAACGTTAAGTTATCTTATTCTTCAGTCGTCTATCATTGTTTACAAGAGCAGcagcaatctatttttgttttattatagtttctatttttgtaaatttttttttaaacaaacttatATAGTCTATTTCACTCCAATACTGTTTGATGTCAAGGTCATAATAGAATCtggaaattagtttaaaaatacttctttattacatctctatctatatgattaaaaaattctatttttttcttaactaatttattcttttttagaATTAGAGACTTGAGATATACTTGcagcatttgacaaagttttTGCTTTCAATTGTAATGTTGCTTCTTGTGTTAGAGCATGTGTGTTAGTGTCTTTGAGTCCCAAGAATAGAGAGTGCAGTATTTCGCATGGCTACTACATAGTCCTAGCTGAGGTCTACATTTTTTGACTCATCCATAACAATTGTGTTCagtttatgttctttttttccaTCTACGTCTGTCTGTGGcagatttccttttggtctcaaaagtGTATCCCACTACCTCTGTACTAAAAGTCTGCTCTTTATGTTTTCAGTGTAACATGTTTACACCATTAAAGCCCAGTGTGGATTGAAGGGTACATTTTTACTTGTCCTATTTTAAATAAGAATATAAGATATACTTTATAGCAGATAAGATATACTTAAACGGAATCATCCCAAGGATTATTTTTGCAATAGTAGCTGGTAACAAACACCAGAGAAAGATATCAGTATATCTGTAACATTACACACAGGgcaggggaaaaaaatcatcttTCAGTTAGCTCCTGCAGTTTCTTTTTCAAGAGAATATGTTTAGTCGTGCTCAATTAGTTAAAGTGTTACCTACAACTTAacatagttcttttttttttaaatcatctttAAAAATATCACAATTAAGTGGATACAACTCAAGTGCCTGAGTTAATGTTTGGCAGCTCTCCATGTCATGTATATAGATCAACcaataaacaaatattgaagATTGTAATCcacatattttgtttatatatgagTGAAAAGATgaatagaaaatgttttaaattgaaatgtGTTATTTGGTCCATTACTCAGCaccaatttacattttttttgtctcctaATTTTCatgaataattattaaattgaagacattgaaataatttatactggaaaatttattttaatactaaatttatttttttgtgggtTATTAAGTCAGGTGGGCTTTACTCTATTACTCTGAACCCAGTAGAAGCATAAAGCTGTGACAACTCCTTTTTTTCTGGTTGTCTCCCAAATAGCATTTTTCATCCTATAAGCCCCTAGACCTTAATTTGACTTCAATGTTGCAGGATAAGTATTTTCAAAGTATTTAGTTGACAACACAGCTAATGTTTTGTTCTTACTTCCCTATTACATCAACTTATCtgataaattacagacgtttcttcaaaacagaagatcaTTACGTCCAACACACCACCATGTGTTAATTTAATCATGCAAACTCGGCTAAGTCATTGGATTTTCCTGTGAAACATTTgttgaaacaaaacttttttactAGACATAAATACTGTCACACAAAGGAGAGCAAAGCAAaggtttacaaaaataaaaaagactggAACTGTAtaattcaaacatttatttgtgtgcATTGGGTACATGTGGTACAGCATTGTACAAAGttgtacacatatatacacacgcTAAAGTACAGAATCTACACTAATACCAGGTATATAGCATTGTGCATGTTTTACTGTCAACTGTTTCAGGGTTAACATGACCAAAACCAATTgtagaaaatctaaattatttaaaaaaaaaagaaatacatgtataaaaattagatacaAATTAACACTGTTTTGTTTGtccatttttaaaagaaaaggattCTTTTAAGTAAATTTTATGCATAACCCTAGgtcatgtcattttatttatcaAGTAACGTTggattgttatttttaatgcaCTAATTTTCAAAATTGTCAAAACACAATGTTAggaataaatgtgtttaaaatttttttttcgattatGAGACATTTACAAGGGAAAGTATATTGCAACATTTACTATCACTGCTTAAAGAgctgacaatatatatatattcattacgATTTGTAAAGGCTGAAATAAAATGCTTctcttaaaactaaatgtaggaaTGTTTTAATTGTGCATCgtcaaattacattttttaactaagaaaaataataaaactatcttcgtaaatgtttaaatacattttgatgaCCAGACTAagttattaaacaaaatgaagtACAATCTCACACTTGTGCAGTTCTAACCAATTCAACATAATGGATCAAAATAATTTCTCAATAaaccaataaaaataatttctatgtCTGTATTAAATAGAATCCCTCCAaaccacattttaaaataattattgtaaaaCTATATGTATACTATACAGTAGCCAATTATAAATCTTATGTCTATATTTATGGGCCTCTACCCAGCACATAGATTTCAATTTGGAAATAAAACTTACACATATTTGACAACATACATCTAATGTTTTTAAACCTGGCAATCAAATGACCAGCTAAATGTTTTAATACCCTTGTAAGTGGTTAGAAATCTCTTCCTACCAACTTACGACCAAACAATTtccttgtcaaaaaaaaatgtatttacaaaaaACAATCACCGCATGCATTAGAATGAGTGAACCAGAAAACAATTTCGTGACATTTAGATCCACACCTAGCTATCAGTTatcttttgaaatatttattattacatcTTCATTGTTATGAAAATAGTTCTGTTTTCTTGAGTACATAGTTTCGTAGTCCATACCATGACCACGGTTTGAAcgtaaaaaaatgataaaattcAATATTTTCCTGGTCTTTAAATAGACTTTTTTAAACGCTAGAGGTAGGAAAATATGATGTTTGCAGGCCATATTGCACTCACTtcatcttctattgtttctCATGAACAATAATGGGCAACATCCCTGAATTGAAGCTCAAAATTGCACATGAAGTCATTTTAGCCAATAAACTGTTTCCAGTTGAATATACATTATAAACattcacacacatatataatacATAATTAAAACATGCACTGTGATCATACAGAAACTGACTGGTAGAATCAATCTGTGTTTATCATGTAATATAAAGAGATCAAGACTGTACAGGTTGCATGTATCTAAAACAAAGCAGTGCTGACAGAAGTAAACAAAGAGAAAAGTGACATTCACAAGAAGTAAACCAACAAAATCAACTttccaaattttaaaaacaatgtagGAAATAAATGTCATCAATAGAAATCAATGATATGTATGGATAATAAAGCAACTTAAATATTGGTAGTTCAATCGAGCAATGATAGTCAGCAATCCACCTAACCAATAAGAGTATATACATAGATATAACAAAAAGTAGGACAAATTTTAAAGTGATTGTGCAGAAACAGTGTTTAAGAGATAGATTCTTTGAAGGCAGCTAACCATAGCTAATCCTGAGCCTAAAGCCTTATCAGCACACATTCTGATTGTAAACGAATCAATTTCTTTCGCTGtataaaacgttttttttttaaagtatgctCAGAAACAATCTCTTTCAAAcaatttgcataaatatttagaattaAATGTAAACCTCTTATTCTTTGATAGTAAGTAACCAAGACATAGCTTAGCAaaaatttttattgtttgattatttaacaaaatattatcttATTTTCAATGTATTAATTGAGATTAtagcttacaaaaaaaacatatggGGACATGCAATAATTGAAATCTTTTTAGTGATAACTATTTGACATTTGATAAGGTCTAATCGATTATTTCTCTGTAACAGTAACAACTGTTTGACATTTCATACGGTCTAATTCATAGTTTCTCTTTAATAGTAACAACTATTTGACATTTGATAATGTCTAAGTGATAGTTTCTATGAAAAATCGGAATGAAAGAAGTACATatgataacaataaaaataactttataaaaacaagtttaaattCTAGCAAAGATTGAACTATTCACAACTTGAGAGAAGTGTGcacaaatattctacattttactttttcaacAGAAACTGAAAACATTTTAGCTCAGCCTGAACATTATCTTCAGGGCAACTCATTATACAAGATAGGATCTATCTgtcaatttattaaattaatattcttTAGAAACAACCTCAATAGGTAAATAGTGTGACAGAAAATAGTAGCCACTAAATGAAGGGTACAATCTTATGAGGCCAGAACATACGAGACATTACAAATTTACAGCTAGACCTGACAAAGCAGTAGCCACCAAATGAGGTGTATAATCTTATGAGGCAAGGATAAATGAGACATTACAAATGTACAGCCTGACCTGACAAAGTGTTTttagtatgcattttaaaaaaatagattacaaaaactttttaacaatcAATGACAGAAAGCATTTGacattgtgtaaaaaaaaaatgataatctaTTTATTATATGATTTTATCACAGGTAATTGGATAACTTTTCAAGAAATctcaataaaacaatttttttttcatttcattaaacCAATAATATTAAGAGcaaatttacaatgacaatgaaTATTGATGCAATGAACTATCTTGAACACAATCATTTGTATATAAatagttgtctttttttattagTCAAAACAAATCTGACTTGGTGTGAAATTAATTTAACCTGATAAGTCTTGTCTGGTGAGAAGAGATCCCTATAGAATaatgtattataattattgCTCACTATACAGTGTACCATGACTATTTACATTTATGCAACAAGGAATGTCACTTCACTTATTTCAGCAAATACTCATTACAATGGAAACAAAGTTTATGATTTAGACATGTACCTCTAACGCTTACATActtggatataaaaaaaatgactataaAATTTATGTCATGGAAAAAGTTGGAAAGAAAATTTCATGATGTGTGTTAAATTAGTAAGACATCAACTGAATAAGTTGCGATTAATTTTCATGCTTTACTACGTTTTAGAAGGTCCTGGTTTGAAtccggtgaagactgagatttttaatttcgggatctttgggtgcatcttgagcccacccagctctaatgggtacattatttgggggaaaagtaaaggcggttggtcgttgttctggccacatgacaccctcaataaccatgggccatagaaataaaatgacctttacatcatctgccctatagatcgcatagtctgaaaggggtactttaatttttactatattCTAGGATTCACAAAGTATTAATAATTTCGATGGCATTCTTAACATCATTTCAACATTTTGTGTTGAATCAATTTGCATACATGTTgtgataaacaaaaatataaaggcTCATCATCTCCAGCTTAAGTAGATTCAAAAAGTATTAAATTGAAATGATTCAAGGAACAAGTTAAACATGACAAAATGTTGGATAAAAAGTGCACTGGATTGAAATATAAGGGACACATCAAATATCACATTCAAATTAACCAAGTAAGCATTTCAAAGtaagtagactaacaacaatgaCTAAGTGAACAATGTCTTCATCTAACTTAAACTTACATGTACACATGAAGACTTACCAATGGCTGGGATCCCAGAGCATTGGTTACAAGACAAGGGCAATGCATTC is a genomic window containing:
- the LOC106056097 gene encoding F-box/LRR-repeat protein 2-like, with the translated sequence MVWKLSDLCLQCIQQHLHRYPDLGCNLTTVHKEMLIDRLACHDLFFSDRLIHIKNHLFTSSLRHINLQRCPQITDQVLQLLGSSGCKLEVLILNKLESVTDAGIQAVTQAQDALLVLHLKYLRNVTQNILNFITAPKLWFFKLEHCYNQSKTWTNATSLSSFLVRNPSIKVLKITLPHDFIPIIAKHLRSSLEELRTSFQLATDDSIEHLAQYCPNLNKLDLNGAKSVGKDSLIKLFQACTQMVNLDLGYCSRISSPPECEVLWTLPQSLTSLSLCGMMLQDKEILVECITRLPRLTALKLCGVPALTDETLTQIAEKIGNRLLGLNLSGIGVNEITDIGLKAVAKYCTHLEALHISMLREVTGVTLAPIFLDPNRASKITELAANCKKMDVNLLDQIMYSCPNLKILDVSGLNEVTDQMIITLADHSPKLTQLHLKGCKQVTDAAICYLSGCCPLTSMCLSGLHALTDKSIFCLASSCPQLEEIYLNGCANISPVAVQYLKDCCLGRLYVKHNIPNANPNQLMAKNLDTGEFCRADLL